From the Cucumis sativus cultivar 9930 chromosome 5, Cucumber_9930_V3, whole genome shotgun sequence genome, the window TGACCCTTCGATTGAAACCTTTTCAGACACGGTGGTATTAGAATTCAATAATATCATTTAGATAAAATTGGCTCTACTATCTGTGAATTATAGTTGTTTCTCACCTGTTGCCACATAGCAGGAAGTCATTGAACCAATAACATTCATTGTTCCTAGTGCCACCATTTCTTTGTTACCATCAAGCTGGTAGTCTTTCATGGTAGCAAATGTTCTTCCAATTGCTATGGCTTCCTAAAAAGAATGTGAACTTTCAAATAATATGGAAAGATTCATTGGGTAGttcaacaaatattaaaatctttCACATCTACGACTACTTCCAAGAAAATAGTTGCTTGATTTGCTTACCGTTAATGTTATCATACCAGCCACCACGCCAGTCCTGAATCCTTTAAGGAGGTTGTCACCTGTGAAGTAGATTTGCTTCACGGATGAGGGGTTGATTCCTCTCTCTATATGTTTCACCTttcaaaagttcaagaaaaCTGCATCTATCAGAGCTGtggtatattattattattagttttcttttcttggtgACAAGTGACAACAGTATGTCAATAGGGAAAAAGAGTGATAAGCGATGTTCTTACTATTGCAACACCTTTCTGGTCTGCATGGGTTATGTAAACAAAGAAGGTGGACAGAATAACTGATATTAATGGAGCAATTGCAGGCACCCAAAAGAggttcttattcttctttcccTGAGATTGGAGCGTGAAAGCTCTTTTAAAGCCAAGAACAGAAACAGGAAAAAGagcttatatataaattcGAACCAGGTAACAATTGCAACTTGCAAGTGAGATTCTTACAATATACTTGGCAAACAGTAGAAAACTTAGAAAAGCTACTCCAATGACTATTGTCTGCCAGTTCCACTGCAAAAGGTCATAAAAGAAGTTACGATACATGAGATTTAGTTTGTTATGCATCAGTGATCCATTTGTCTGCAAATAAACACCATAGACATCTAAGGTTTGAAGGGCAAGGAGGCTTACTCCATGATGCGTTGCCTCAAATACTGAGCGCATTACAGAGATAATGTCTGTTTTCTTTGTCAATTTTTGAATACCAAGAAAGCCTTTAAGTTGCTGAAGGGCAATAGTGATGGCAGCACCACCCATAAAACCCACAATGGCAGCATGAGATGGAAAGTCAATCAGAAAACCCAACCTGATAGGAAAAGTCTTGGATAAATGTTCTCATCAAGGGAGTTTAAAACTGAACAGAAAAATGCTCCCGAAAAATTATGTTGGGGAGAAAGAAAAGGCACTCAACTACCTTAGTATCCCTAGAGTGGCTTGGGTGATCCCAGTAAAAAAGGTAGCTGTAAATGCAAGCCGCAGATACTCTTCTGGATGTGTATGGTAATCAATCTCCTTTTGAAGCAGTGTTCCCAGCAAGAGAGAAACAACGGCCACTGGTCCAATCGCTATGTCTCTTGAGCTACCCATCAAAGCATAAACTAGTGGTGGTACAAAGCTGGAATCTGCAACAATATGACAAGTTTGATTCAGGCTGGGAAAATCTAAGTACAGCACATAAAAGTGGGAAGAAACTTGATGCAAGAAGCATAATGTATGCTTACATAATCCATACTGGGGAGCCAAATTAGCAAGTTTTGCATACCCTATATCCTGTTATATCAAAGTTTGACATGATCAGACGCAGTTGGTTTCTTACTCAGATTGGCATGGTTTTTTCACTCTCTTTTCTAGCATTTGCATGCATATCAAAGCAGCTATTTTACCTGTGGAATACACAAACTTGCAATAGTGAGTCCAGCAACTATATCTCCTCTAAATTTAGTTAGATTGTAATTCCTCCCCCATTCAAATATAGGGAAGATAGCCTGAATTCCTAGGACTAGCTTTCGGGACTTCGATTGGTCCTTGAAGGTTCGCAGAGGATCATCTGCAAAGAATGTCTCTTTCACTCTGGTTTTAAATTCTTTGAAGAGATTTTGCTTCGGTGGAACCCCCACCTTATGGACGCAGTGAGTATTGTTGCGTGAAGACGAAAGATTTCTAATGTCCATCTCATTTGTTTCAAGTTCTCCGCCATTAGAATGGCCCCTTGAGTCCATGAATAACTAGTTCACCTACTGTGAGGAAAAACACACAAGAGAAAACAATGGAAGAGTTAAGTTACGCGAGCAAATAATGGTAGCTGAAGACCAAATGTAGCACGCAGTCAACTTAACGTTCTGAAGCTGAGAAAACTGTGTTTAATGAACTGTAGATGGTGAAAGGAAACAAAAGGAATtcaaaacattcaattggTTTCTAAACACAGTATACTTCCAACACAGACAAAGCTCAGACACGTGAAAACTGAAGCCaatcttataaaatttttggaaaaCAAATGGCACAAGCAATGGTCGATAGTCTTCAACTGAGTTTTATAGGCCaacttctttattatataagatATGGGGAGGTTCAAGTCAAACATTTCAAGCTGAATAGACaaattatcaaaaacaaatttacttttatatgTCGTGAATTTAAACGTCAAGACGTACGTAAGGTCTTTAGTTAAAAGTTAAGCTGCAATTCAATCAGAAAATAAATATCCACAAACCCTTTAATTGATGTGAACCGATGGTATCATCTGCCATAACTATTGGTGATTAATTTAAGGCATTGACTTGCGCTGTGTACACAACTTGCACATAAAACTACAAGTTTTTagtcaataattttgtttaggaGTAGCCATGCGAGAGAATCTCtaatttcaaatcaagaaGGAAGTATTGAAATTTTTCCTTGTGGAGCCGATCATAAATCAGGATAGACCTTAACGAAAGATATCCAAAGAAAATAGAACGTCCGTTGGGCCCAGGCGGACTTTTCTTCACTTGCTGtctaagtttgaatttttaaagaaatttgctTGAGGGGGTTTCATGTGGAATAGAACTAGCAAAGAAAAGTCTAACAACGCGACCAAATGTTTCTATTCTATACAAGGGTCCAAAATTAAGATCATTGATGAGGACAGGTGACTAGAATACAAGCAGTGGGGAATAATATACTTTCTTATGAAATCCACAAGCCAGTGCACAAGAACCAACCAAATATATGAGAAAAACTATCCAGTAAAGTAGTATGTACTTTATACAGCAATTGAAGATGTAGAGATTTGAATTATGGTTTAACTAGTAATTTCCACTTTCACTCCTAACATAAGAAAGTGAGTCCATTACCATCCTATAATGGTGGGATCTCATGATCTTGTGCCATGTAAGCAAGTcgaaacccaaaaaaaaaaatgaagaaaaaggaggGCAGGGCTCGGAAGAAGAATAATGAAGGATAAAAAGAGACTAAGAGGCCTTATTTCACATCTCTTCCAAACCACCCGTAGTGGACTTTAATAGtttcatcaataataataataatgatttaacTTATTAAAATGTCAGCTTATTTCCTTCAACGCACACTAGGGGCATTTTTTCTccgaagaaaaaaaaagtacataagaaaggaaaaagtaacacattattttattgaaaagaaatgcaaCAAGAGAAGAGACGaggagaaatgaaaagagatatCCATTAGGCATTAGCGTTAAAGTCCAGAATCAGTTTCCCACCATTTCCCCTTCCCCTTCCCCTTCCCCTTTTTGTTCCCCACACTCGATGGTTTCTAGGGTTTCCTTTCCCAGGTTAAGTTAGAACCAGTACCAAACACATCCAATATCCAAAATTCTGTCCAGATTCATTGAAACAACAAATCTGCTTACAACTTCTCCTCAACTCTACTCTAATAATCCACACGCCTCTCCACCTTTCatatagttcaactttttctaaaataaagtAGAATGTTGTGCCACAAtcaaaaagaagatttttgATGTGTTGTTCGTAATTTTACCGCTCTTGTTCTGCCGCCGCGTAAACGTGGCCTCATTTCTCTTTAACATTCCCGATTCGTCGTTCCCCAAAgtaatgattcaaaattaggtATTTGTTTGGTTGGTGAATCCATTTTTTTCGACCACCGAACTTGTAATGAAGTGGAATTGGAgttcattattctttttctacaaAAGTCAAATGAATTCACGGTCACCGAACGCTTCATCCGCGGCGGACGGTTGAACTTTGAATAGTGAACTAGTGTGGCTGCCAACTATGAATTTGGACGTTTATGCGGCAAGATTCGAGTTGAATGGAATGGTTGATTTATTTACTTAAGTTCctagaaattagaaattttttttagaagaaagcATACTctttgttttacattttaaaagtaacaaatttttttaaaattcttaaatttactTTGCTCCGTCGATTTTCGATCGACATGGacatcaattaaaaaatggttgtAACACAATTTCTAAGTCCATCAggttatgtttttaaatttcaaaataacgaatattctaaaatgaccaaaataccCTTTGAGGCCCGAACGTTAGATATTTGTAAACCCTCAATCCTAAATCATGTACTCACTCTGGCTGAGAGGAAACATGTTTGCTCCTCAAATTTAAGAGAtctatttgtttgatttttgttcgtCGAAATTTCAAGAAGTCATTCTAAAACTTAAATATGCGAATGTGATTTACTTTGAACGATTTCATAGTTTAGGACTGGATTTTAGGTTTTGTTAttgtgtttatgtgaaatttgAGACGCAtgagaaaatatatagttgattttttttgttgtagttgGATGTAGAAGTAGATTTTAAGTTAATGCAGGTGATTTCCTTGGATGAATTTTGgcaatttcatcaatttagGCTCGTGTAGATGAAAAATCTCGATCGAGATTGATGAAATTGTCCCAAGATTTGTTAAATGAACGAAatcaatcaaactatttacaaaataaagtgaaaTCAATCAAACTCTCCttattcaatttaaactttttgctatattttgtaaattgtaacgccaaaaaattaagataatttttggAGTTAAATTatcttagttttgtttaattaggtTTAATTTATTGGACGTTATTTTAAAGACTATTTGGTTTTGTGgaaattagaattaattatataatttgtgtgtatttatggattttttttaaaaataatgtaaaatttaaaacatatatcgAAAATAGGATAGGtacaaaactatttataaaatataggtGATTTGAGGGGAAGTCTTGTACCCACTACACGACTTCCACGTAGTGGACCCCACATAGGCCAACTTAAAatacctatttttaaaatagttttgcacCCACCCTATTTTTgatatatgtttcaaattttacattatttttaaaatagatccGTTATTTATTAAGTGttgttaatagtttaaaagaagttgagaataagatttgcaataagaaaatttcaccGTCACATCCTATTCCCACTACTTTGGCGTTTTGTTCGTAGTGCGATTTGAGGTGTGACattgtttttcctttcactaggattttttttccattggGTTTTTCCCTAGTAAGGTTTTAATAAGGCATATTTCATATACGTAATGGACGTCCCATAGGTAGTATTATAAAGAATATTAATATAAGTAGATGCCTATTAGTGTGTGCTTAGTGGCCATAGCCACATGTCAACCCATTAGTATGCTCAGTGTTCACTATGTGTCAAGCAAACATGGTCTCTTAGTGGCCATGTAATCCATCTCATGCTTGCCAAGTTgcttataaattataaatagagggCTTTGGTGGATTTGTAAACACACACTTGAATTGGATGAGTGTCCAGATTAATGGAAAATAGTGGAGAAAATTGAgagattttcaattttcctaatttcctttatttctttatatattatatattacattatattattttattatttaaatattatattttcttggtTTTCGTATTTCAGTTGTGTCCcttttaattttcacaaataaaaatatcacgtattatttatttttagactAGATATGATTTAATAAACCATTATGGAATCCTAAAGGGATTAGGTTTTTAGAGAGGTCATCATGTCCAATTTAATGggaggtatttttttttataagaattaataaagttAATTGTAGAGACAATTAATTCTCTTTACCCTCTCAAGCCTAGTTGCCACGTGATATATTCTCCATACATTCCTCTTTAAATTACTCTCCATAATCATTCTTCAGTCACTCTCTCCATAATCATTCTTTAGTCACTTTATGTTCCTAAGAATTAGTGACTTCCAATTTTGTAAGGAATCCAAGAGAAAATGTCATGATCTGTGCTGACGTTTCAAGTGAAACGTCAGAACACTCATCTTAAGTTCTTGAACTTTAACTTGATTGCCTAGTCTAACTCAAGTAacttaaaaaactcaaaacttaaagATTAGACGATAAGAGCTTTATTCACAACGCAACATAGAACAAATAACctcttttagtaatttaacAATATGCATTCTCTACACAATACACATTTTCTTAGTACATGAACTATGATATAAACTTAGAATATCTTGCCCAGCTTCAATGCATAGTAGCTCACCTTACTTTCCCACTTTGGCCTTAACGTCTGGTCACCCAGGGAAGGAAAACTTAACCATAAGTCAAATACTTAATGAGTGATGGTTTTGAAAAACCTTTGGacattcaatatataaaatcattttcataaaacagACTTCAACTCCTCATtcaataaatcataaacaCACATTGGTCCTTTCACATTCCTTTTGCCAAGAACATGAACCATTTCCATGCATAGACTACCGTGATAAccttttcatcaacaacatccCTTAGAGTTTTTTTGGGTTCATTTCTAATTGCTCAGACAGCTAAGGTCAATACGCTCCTTTTACGCATTGGCTAGCTTCATTCTACCAAGCAGTTCTTTTCTACATTGTTGCTTTTACTCATTATGAGCATATAATAGTTAACTCATTGATAGGAATAAGACTAATGGATTACTTGCAAACACATACACAATCACGAAACTTTTACTTGAAATCATAATATAAGAGCTTTCTTAGAAATCAAACTTTCTTATAAacattaacataaaatataacattacGAGACATTAAAAGCATAAGGAAGCCTTTAAAATCTTTAATCAACTTTGAAAATTACTCATTACTCTTATTCCCTTCTTTAGAATGCCTAGCTTCAGATTTCCCCTTCTCACATAGTAGCTCTTCAGCTGTACCATACTTAGCTTTTCTTAGCAAAGTATTAGAGTAGtctcattttcttctatccaattttcctatttatactaatcctAAGTTGGATTAGTCACCTTCTAAGCTCTCTTAAATCACTAGCTCATACTTGATGTGCTACATGTGTCAGCTTAACATTTCTTTTAGTCATGCTTACCCTTAACCTTGACATGTAGCCTACTaattaagttcaattaagAAATTCCCCAGAATTTTCCTAACTCATTAATGACTGGCCTCTCTCACCTTCCACTAAAACACCTTGTTACTCCTTACCACAACTTTTCTTCCTTGTGTTACCTTGCTTAAACCCGAGCAACCACTCAGAATGCTATTGATACCTTgtagaaataaaagttattatagtcttttAGGTAGAATAATTAAGCCTTAATGCATAAATTAGGAAGTAAACATGtaggaaataagaaaattgatcAAGTTGTGCATTGCGGATCACAAAAGAGCTTTATGCCTGTTTATCATGTTTTAGTGTCTTATTTTAGGATTTTTAGACGAGATGAAGAGTAGTCCGACGACGATAAAGGTAGGTGAGAAAGATATGCACAAACTAACCAAACAACCACTTTAGCAAGACTAGGCGAGATGAAATagtagaaaacaaagaatGGTTGGCACAAAAACCTGCAGCTGgaacaaatatagtaaagCTTATAAAGGACCTATGTGGTGTCGACTCAACTTTATTAGAATTAATTCGAGCCCATGCTGCATGCTTCCCATACCGTCCTGTCACATCACTTTTCACTTCTAAATAAGAGACTTTTTCTTCATTGGATGTGTGCAAATTTTGACAAAGTGCCATGGCCCACCCTAGTTCGTAACAGAGATGTGACTGCCTAGACAGTCCACGTGATATTCTTTGCGAAGTAACACGTCGATTGCCTAGTAAGCAAAATTTCATTGTAATTGAgaggaaaatttaaaacaaaatgaactTTAGACGGGATGGGCTTCATTGATTTTCTATAATACAATTCATTCAATACAAAACCATTACACATGACCCTTGAGCTTACTAGGATTTTCCTTACCTAGCTACTATATATGTCGTGCGAGTAGACAATGACCACTACCAATATAATGTGATCAAGGAGGCACACTAAGGCAAAAAATTCAACGTGGTATGTCTTTTGCTcattgggggggggggggggggaaaGGGGGAAAATTGAAAGGTTAGACTACAATGTCTAGTGAGTGTGGTTTTTTTCTTAGTCTACTTAGGTAAATTGATTGGTCTTATCGCATAAGTCATTGTCATGTCTGTCCATAGTGAATAGGGTAAGTCAATTATTACATTTTCGATTAAGGCACCCATTCAAAACGTCAACGTCTTTAATATCACGATTTGTCAACACTTAGAATTTTCCAAGACCAGCTCGCTCATTATTCATCGTGATTCATATCACAATGTATGCCACTCACATACCATATATTTATCTCGCAGAGTCATTCTACTTATTCAATTACATCTTTGTACCATTTTCTCGACTCAAGCTTTTACCACACTCTTTTGCCAAGTTGAAGCTGCGTGGAGAATCTCAACGCACTTAACAATTACTATCAATTCCACTACGCATAATGCGTCTTCCAATGccagatcacacaacaagcaAAGGGCATCCCATACTAGATCACACAACAGGTATGAGGCATCCCACACCAAATCACACAACATGTATAATAATGAGGTTTTATCgcatagaaaaagaagaaaatagaggAAAAAGTCATCGATTTGGTTAGCTTGTGAATTGCATAATACAAAAGAACCTTATCCCTAATTTACGagtatttaatgttttttgtCGTAGGAATTTAGGCAAAGAAGAGTGAAGCTTGACGAGAATATGTTTAGACGAGAGGCACAGTGCAACCTTTACAGAAATAGAAGTGCAGGCTATATGATTAAGGTAATAGCATACAACATCGATTGGCAGGAAATTCAGAAAAAGGACAAAAGGACGTTTGAGCAGTGTCGAATTCAACTTTTTAGAGGTTTTAATGGACCATATTGGCCTCTCAACATCAATCCTCATATATAAATAGAGTGCCTCACTTCTTAATCAATGTACAATTTTTGGCCGAAAAAGCAAGTTCCTCATTTCACCCATTCATCTCCTTTCCTTTGAGCTTTAAAGGGAAGCTTGCAACAAAGGAGAGAGAGATCCATCCCTTCCATTGTTCCCCTCAGATATAGGCAAAGCTCATAGCCAAAGAGTATGAGAGATCAAACTCTATGGCGTAACTGATCATCTGTTGTCTGTTCATTTTGCactttttatattgtattgttttgtaaGCTAAACCTCATGGAAGAAAagtttaacatatttttttgtgaaaacaatgcatttcttctttcactctcCCATATTTCTTGTCTAGCCATATATACATAGTTGATTGACTGAATGGTAATAGTTGATGATTGTGATGTTCTAGAATCATACTTAGTGCAGTGAGAGTTATGCTCAGCTAAGCGTAAGTACTTCAACCTTGCTCATTTGAAAGAAGACCTTGAGTAGAGATTGTAATAACTAAATAAGTGAAAACCACTTTTAGAGCGGGTGACAAGGAGAATGCGGTTGGGCATTCTTGTCGCGAAGTTTTTCCTTTGCATACATCGCTAAAAGGTTGGTATGTGGGTTGAATAAACTGAAAAGTGTAAGACTTAAGTGAGGATTAACTACTACTATTGTATTTGTAATGATCAAGTATAAATCATAGCTTAACTAGAAGTATTTGCATCCCGAGAGGCGAGCAAGTATGGCGGAAGCACTAAGAGATTGCTCGTCTTAATTCTTAGTTAATACATGCTTTATGTCACCTCGAAGTATCACAACATTAATCATTGCCTTTAgttaattcaattttctttcctttccatGCCATCACTAAGTTCATATCCCATTATGCCATACTCCCATGTTCACCTTGCACCACCAAGCACCGTAGTGTAAATATCTAAGACCAATATTATACTATTCATATCTTTACTGTATAGTGTATATTGCATCATTTAGTGCGCGATTAGATAAAATAGAAGCTTAAATTCCCTGTGTTTGACCCTGGACTTACCAGAaaacttctatttttgtttgcaCTTGGGTGACAGAGGAGAAAACGTGTGCGAGAATGTTTGACTTTCATGATAGCAACGCATGAATAGGAATGCATATTTTATCGCATACCCCTATGTAGCCACATAATAGTCGTAAACTTAGAACTACTCTTGTTAAAATTAAGAGCTTGACACTTGAGAACTTAaaaaacattgataaaatgttaaacatagaaaaaatcaagtttttgGTGTCGTTGTCGGGgaatttttaaagatttttctattatttaattgtacGCTAAATTATGCAGAAGTTCAATTTCAGTTGAATCACATGCTTTAGTCGAAAAGCTTGTGAACACGTTTATGAGTGCAAGCGAACAACTTGAATTTGAGCTTGACTCTGAGATTGAACGAACATTTGGGAGGAATCATAGTTAAAGGCAGAGGGAACACCAAGTGAACATGGACAATCAGAACAACAATGTCCCTGCCAACCAGGACGCCTAGAACCAAAATCCAACCTACTTAGCTCATGATCTAGACTGGCCCATCAGATCATATGCATCACCAACCATCTATGACTTCAACCCGGGTATTGCAAGTTTAGTATTCGAAGACAGCTTAAGGTTCAAAATCAAATGAGTAATGTTTCAAATGATCTAGAATGCTGGACAATTTGGTGGGCACACACGTGAAGACCCTCATGAGCATATAAGGAATTTCTATTCCATTTTTGCGTTGTTTAATATGCCAAGAATATCGTGAGATGAACTTTGCTTGGCACTATTTCCACTCACACTGCACGACGAGGCTAAACAATGGGCTAACTCTTTGGAAGAAGGATTGGTCACAACATGGGAtaactttattgaaaaatttatgaaGAAGTTCTTCCCACCCATTgagaatgaaagaagaaagcgAGACTTTATGACCTTCGAACAGAGGAATAGTGAGAACCTGATTGACGTGTGGAGAAGATTCAAGAGAATGAAAAGGGATGCCTTCACCACAACATACCTGGATGTGTTTTGATGTAACGATTTTACTTTGGGCTAAGTAGAGATACATTACAATCTGCTGATGCTCTATTCACTGGTGGGATGCTTGGGTTATCctataatcaaatcaaaacaatgCTGGATGCTATGGCCAACAACAGTCAAGAGTGGAGAGATGATGGCTTTGGATCGAGAAATGATAGTAAAGGTAGTAGGAGAGATAGAGGAAGCATAGAAGATGGGACAGACAAAAACACAATctgtagataccgtattttgtcctatatttatttattataaaagaaaaaggaaaagaaaaagaaattaaatttgaatttaaatttgaatttgaatcttaaatttatattttaaaaacaataataataataataaatacatttaaaaataaataataaaaataaaaataaaaggtttgtttccttcctattttttctcaaccatctcTTTTTGTTCGTCatcactctcccactttctcccactctatcactttctcccactctcccactttcttcctatttctctGTAGTCTGCACTCCATCTcgtgatctaaaaaaaaacaatggacattgccctataaaaaggaaagaggaaaaaagaaagagggggaattttttttattatgattggaggatttagaaagaggtgaagagtgaaagaagatcaaaaggaataacctttggcattTAAGGGCAGACCTGCcggtaagtttttttttttttc encodes:
- the LOC101212138 gene encoding sulfate transporter 1.3; this encodes MDSRGHSNGGELETNEMDIRNLSSSRNNTHCVHKVGVPPKQNLFKEFKTRVKETFFADDPLRTFKDQSKSRKLVLGIQAIFPIFEWGRNYNLTKFRGDIVAGLTIASLCIPQDIGYAKLANLAPQYGLYSSFVPPLVYALMGSSRDIAIGPVAVVSLLLGTLLQKEIDYHTHPEEYLRLAFTATFFTGITQATLGILRLGFLIDFPSHAAIVGFMGGAAITIALQQLKGFLGIQKLTKKTDIISVMRSVFEATHHGWNWQTIVIGVAFLSFLLFAKYIGKKNKNLFWVPAIAPLISVILSTFFVYITHADQKGVAIVKHIERGINPSSVKQIYFTGDNLLKGFRTGVVAGMITLTEAIAIGRTFATMKDYQLDGNKEMVALGTMNVIGSMTSCYVATGSFSRSVVNYMSGCQIAVSNIVMSCVVFLTLEFITPLFKYTPNAILAVIIISAVINLIDIQAAILLWKIDKFDFVACLGAFFGVIFASVEIGLLIAVSISFAKILLQVTRPRVSVLGKIPRTTVYRNTQQYPEATRVPGILIVRVDSAIYFSNSNYIKERILRWLADEEEQTKKAYSPKTQFLIVEMSPVTDIDTSGIHALEELYNNLQKRDIQLVLANPGPVVIDKLHTSDVTNLIGEDHIFLTVAEAISSCSPKLVEEA